One window of Triplophysa rosa linkage group LG8, Trosa_1v2, whole genome shotgun sequence genomic DNA carries:
- the nrsn1 gene encoding neurensin-1, giving the protein MTSCSEICGSDYTEQGHGALSSSYQGYGVRSYLHQFYEECTASIWERDEDFQTQRSPSRWSSVLWKVCLALGALILVAGLSVLLVGYATPPRLEAFGEDELLFVDGRAVRFNRALDACKLAGAVLFCVGGSGMAVGLLLAACSQGTSKEELRLQQRFKERLAEIQASVQPITRAPTPGEGKVPVTLSKVQNVQPGAET; this is encoded by the exons ATGACTTCTTGCTCAGAGATCTGTGGGTCGGATTATACTGAGCAGGGCCACGGTGCGCTCAGCAGCAGTTACCAAGGTTACGGGGTGCGTTCCTACCTGCACCAGTTCTATGAGGAGTGCACTGCCTCCATCTGGGAGCGCGATGAAGATTTTCAGACACAGAGATCGCCTAGTCGTTGGAGCTCTGTCCTCTGGAAG GTCTGTCTCGCGCTTGGAGCTCTCATTCTGGTAGCCGGGCTGTCAGTGCTGCTGGTGGGCTATGCCACTCCTCCTCGGCTAGAAGCATTCGGTGAAGACGAGCTGCTCTTCGTGGATGGCCGCGCTGTGCGCTTTAACCGTGCACTGGATGCCTGTAAGCTGGCCGGAGCCGTTCTGTTTTGTGTGGGTGGCAGTGGTATGGCCGTCGGATTGCTGCTGGCTGCTTGCTCTCAGGGCACCTCCAAAGAAGAGCTCCGACTGCAACAGCGTTTCAAAGAGCGTCTAGCCGAGATCCAGGCCTCCGTTCAACCCATCACTCGGGCTCCGACCCCCGGGGAGGGCAAGGTTCCCGTCACTCTCTCTAAGGTGCAAAACGTCCAACCTGGGGCGGAGACCTGA